From Salinicoccus roseus, one genomic window encodes:
- the udk gene encoding uridine kinase, whose translation MKRPTVIGIAGGSGSGKTSVTRKIMEALNGHSVILIEQDYYYKDQSDKTFEERLETNYDHPFAFDNNLLISHIRQLIDRQPVEIPTYNYEIHTRSDVTIQVEPKDVIIIEGIFALENEQLRNLMDVKLYVDTDSDIRILRRLKRDIEKRGRTMDSVISQYLNVVRPMHLQFIEPTKRFSDIIIPEGGENNVAIDLITTKIRTLLNE comes from the coding sequence ATGAAAAGACCAACAGTCATAGGCATTGCCGGAGGCTCCGGCTCCGGAAAGACTTCGGTGACCCGTAAAATCATGGAGGCGCTGAATGGTCACAGCGTCATTCTGATCGAACAGGACTACTACTACAAGGATCAGAGCGATAAGACATTCGAAGAGAGGCTCGAGACGAACTATGATCATCCTTTCGCCTTCGACAACAATCTTCTGATATCCCATATCAGGCAGCTGATCGACCGCCAGCCGGTCGAGATACCGACATACAACTATGAAATACACACCCGGAGTGATGTGACCATCCAGGTGGAGCCGAAGGATGTCATCATCATAGAGGGGATCTTTGCCCTTGAAAATGAGCAGCTGAGGAACCTCATGGATGTCAAACTCTATGTGGATACCGATTCCGACATCCGCATCCTGAGACGGCTGAAGCGGGATATCGAGAAGCGGGGACGCACAATGGACTCGGTCATCAGCCAATATTTGAACGTCGTCCGGCCGATGCACCTGCAATTCATAGAACCGACCAAGCGTTTCAGTGACATCATCATCCCAGAGGGCGGAGAAAACAATGTGGCAATCGATCTGATTACGACTAAGATCCGCACTCTGCTCAATGAATAG
- a CDS encoding O-methyltransferase translates to MDIYEYVRNLNAQPEIFPDMLEYAEAHHVPIMDADALGVLKHYMKLAGVRHVLEVGTAIGYSAMHMLSVDQDVDVVTIEKDEAAHSRANIFFEQHGLAGRVRSLLGDAKEIPLEALGGEPFDLLFIDASKGNNRRFYERYMPLVKPGGLIIVDNILLRGLVTEEAITSRGTRRMKEKVDGFNRMIAESDASSAFLPVGDGLLVITKDKEGEHR, encoded by the coding sequence ATGGACATTTACGAATATGTTAGGAATCTTAATGCACAGCCGGAAATCTTTCCGGATATGCTTGAATATGCAGAGGCGCATCATGTTCCGATCATGGATGCGGATGCGCTTGGCGTACTGAAGCACTACATGAAACTCGCCGGTGTCAGGCATGTGCTTGAAGTCGGGACGGCCATAGGCTATAGTGCAATGCATATGCTCTCCGTCGATCAAGATGTTGATGTAGTGACGATAGAGAAGGACGAGGCCGCCCACAGCCGGGCGAACATCTTCTTTGAACAGCATGGGTTGGCAGGCAGGGTGCGGAGCCTGCTTGGGGACGCCAAGGAGATTCCGCTTGAAGCGCTTGGCGGCGAACCTTTTGACCTGCTCTTCATTGATGCATCAAAAGGGAACAACCGGCGCTTCTATGAGCGGTACATGCCGCTCGTGAAACCGGGCGGACTGATCATCGTCGACAACATACTGCTGCGCGGCCTTGTTACCGAAGAGGCCATCACCTCGAGGGGGACGCGCAGGATGAAGGAGAAGGTCGACGGCTTCAACAGGATGATTGCAGAATCGGATGCGTCCTCGGCCTTCCTGCCGGTGGGCGACGGACTGCTCGTCATCACTAAGGACAAAGAGGGAGAGCACAGATGA
- the mltG gene encoding endolytic transglycosylase MltG translates to MSKYDDIKFSKTVSSYLSLFVIAALAVIFIVAAFFIYMYIKSGSEPLDPNSTEMKNVTIEQGSSAGMIGDQLEQEGIIRNGTMFEYFLKLNSITNYHAGDYELSPSMDFEQIAKTLETGRVYEEVHHRLTIPEGYAIEQIAEQADEQLPIVADRFLELMEDEEFIKSLIEDYPDMLSEDILSDDIKYPLEGYLYPATYDITEEEPEIETLVRQMLDATRNNTYSVFQSGNGYSINFEGESEELSFHEFLTLSSLVEKEATSLADRSKIASVFLNRMSETPSMPLQTDPTVLYALGEHQERTLFEDLEVEDPYNTYIHTGLPPGPIASPGMESVQSTMNPSNTDYYYFLADSEGNNHFAETFEEHVENREKYINNN, encoded by the coding sequence ATGAGTAAATACGATGATATTAAATTTTCAAAGACTGTTTCATCCTACCTTTCGTTATTTGTGATTGCTGCGCTTGCGGTCATCTTCATCGTGGCTGCATTCTTCATTTATATGTACATCAAATCGGGGTCCGAACCGCTGGACCCGAACTCAACCGAGATGAAGAACGTGACGATTGAGCAGGGATCATCAGCGGGCATGATCGGTGACCAGCTCGAACAGGAGGGAATCATCAGAAACGGTACGATGTTCGAATACTTCCTGAAGCTGAACAGCATTACAAACTATCATGCAGGGGACTATGAACTCTCCCCCTCCATGGATTTCGAACAGATAGCCAAGACACTCGAGACCGGCAGGGTCTACGAAGAAGTGCACCATAGGCTGACGATACCTGAAGGGTATGCCATCGAGCAGATCGCCGAACAGGCGGATGAACAGCTGCCGATAGTGGCAGACCGCTTCCTCGAGCTGATGGAGGATGAGGAGTTCATCAAATCGCTGATTGAGGATTATCCGGATATGCTTTCAGAGGATATATTGTCCGATGACATAAAGTATCCGCTTGAGGGCTATCTGTATCCCGCCACCTACGATATTACAGAGGAGGAGCCTGAAATAGAGACACTCGTCAGGCAGATGCTGGATGCGACAAGAAACAACACCTACAGCGTCTTCCAGTCGGGCAATGGCTACTCGATCAATTTCGAAGGGGAATCAGAGGAGCTTTCCTTCCATGAATTCCTGACCCTCTCCTCCCTTGTGGAGAAGGAGGCGACTTCGCTCGCCGATCGTTCCAAGATTGCGAGCGTCTTCCTGAACAGGATGTCGGAAACGCCGAGCATGCCGCTCCAGACGGACCCGACCGTACTCTATGCTCTCGGTGAACACCAGGAGCGCACCCTTTTCGAAGACCTGGAAGTCGAAGACCCATACAACACCTATATCCATACGGGGCTGCCCCCGGGTCCGATTGCTTCACCTGGCATGGAGTCCGTCCAGAGTACGATGAACCCGTCCAACACCGACTATTACTATTTCCTTGCAGACAGTGAAGGCAACAACCACTTTGCTGAAACCTTCGAGGAACACGTCGAGAATCGTGAGAAGTACATCAATAACAACTAA
- a CDS encoding DUF1292 domain-containing protein produces the protein MSQEEMDFNMEEELLTLYDEEGNEVLYRKMLEFHHPEFNKDYVILAEEGNFSNDDEEIELIPMINVPDEDGDGGKFMPVETDEEWDMIEEVVNTRMDEPEE, from the coding sequence ATGAGTCAGGAAGAAATGGATTTCAACATGGAAGAAGAACTTCTGACACTGTATGATGAGGAAGGCAACGAGGTCCTCTATCGCAAGATGCTGGAATTCCATCATCCAGAATTCAATAAGGATTATGTGATCCTTGCTGAAGAAGGCAACTTCTCCAATGATGATGAAGAAATAGAGCTCATCCCGATGATCAATGTGCCGGATGAAGACGGCGATGGCGGCAAGTTCATGCCTGTCGAGACGGATGAAGAATGGGATATGATTGAAGAGGTTGTAAACACCCGGATGGATGAACCGGAAGAGTAG
- the ruvX gene encoding Holliday junction resolvase RuvX, whose protein sequence is MNRILGLDVGTKTVGIALSDALGWTAQGLTTLKIDYHEEVYGIEEVARIVEENDVSTIIVGLPKNMNNSVGESGDRSIHYSKLLENELPDVKIILWDERLSTIGAERSLLEADLSRKKRKAVIDKMAAVFILQGYLDNPVKGD, encoded by the coding sequence ATGAATAGGATACTGGGGCTTGATGTAGGCACAAAAACAGTCGGCATCGCACTGAGCGATGCCCTGGGCTGGACAGCACAGGGACTGACTACACTGAAGATAGACTATCATGAAGAAGTATACGGCATTGAAGAGGTGGCCCGGATTGTGGAGGAGAATGACGTCTCCACAATCATCGTCGGTCTCCCCAAAAATATGAATAATTCTGTCGGCGAAAGCGGCGACAGGTCCATCCATTATAGTAAATTGCTTGAAAACGAACTGCCAGATGTTAAAATAATATTATGGGACGAGCGTCTCAGCACCATCGGTGCAGAGAGATCGCTCCTTGAAGCGGATCTCTCCCGAAAAAAAAGAAAAGCTGTAATCGATAAAATGGCCGCGGTATTTATACTGCAGGGCTATCTCGATAATCCAGTTAAAGGAGACTGA
- a CDS encoding IreB family regulatory phosphoprotein: protein MNQFDETMKFDVDDAKAHNVKEIMTTVYNTLEERGYNPINQIVGYLQSGDPAYIPRHNEARNRIRHIDRDEIMEVLVRTYIEKEIHE from the coding sequence TTGAATCAATTTGATGAAACGATGAAGTTTGATGTGGATGATGCGAAAGCACACAATGTGAAGGAAATCATGACCACTGTCTATAACACGCTTGAAGAGCGTGGATACAACCCCATAAACCAGATCGTCGGCTACCTGCAGAGCGGGGACCCTGCGTACATCCCGCGCCATAATGAAGCGCGGAACCGCATCCGCCACATCGACCGGGATGAAATCATGGAAGTTCTTGTACGGACATATATCGAGAAGGAAATCCATGAATAG
- the alaS gene encoding alanine--tRNA ligase — protein MKQLTGNEIREMFISYFRTQGHMVEPSAPLVPIDDDSLLWINSGVATLKKYFDGRVIPDNPKIVNAQKAIRTNDIENVGFTARHHTFFEMLGNFSIGDYFKEGAIKYAWDFLTNSEWIGFDEDLLYVTIHPEDEDAYDIWRNVIGLSPERIIRIEGNFWDIGEGPCGPNSEIFYDRGPEFEFDTPAEEMYPGGENERYLEIWNLVFSEFNHNKDGSYTPLPKKNIDTGMGLERMASITQEVPTNFDTDLFTPILSRIEAVSGRKYGQSEDTDVAFKVISDHIRTVSFAVADGALPSNEGRGYVLRRLIRRAVRFSKELDIERAFMYELADPVAEVMHGFYPNVTERLSFIRDVIRKEEERFLATLDEGIQIYEQVREKAKAGGGVISGHDAFRLYDTYGFPYELTKEYAENDGLEVDEEGFVEEMKQQRERARNARKAGESMQVQSETLAGLTAQSEFTGYHSLRESGRLLYIVQDDQAVDSATEGTVELIFDRTPFYATSGGQVADKGRISNEGTELQVESVYRAPNGQNVHVARIGSGTVKSGETFTLDVLKDSRDFITKNHTATHLLHQALKDVLGDHVNQAGSLVEKERLRFDFSHLEGLTDEEIERIETIVNEKIYSNMNVEISEMPIGQAKEKGAMALFGEKYGDVVRVVDIDQYSVELCGGIHVRNTGEIGLFKIVSETGIGAGVRRIEAVTSRYAVNLYKEKEALLASISGRLKVRENQVEKRVDSLLDENRSLQQKIKELQASRQDEKLADVTGDIKEIGGVPVLSKEVPADDAKELRATMDRIKSRAQDAIIALGAVNDGKVSLVVTVPKELTDRFKAGEIMKGMASTVEGKGGGRPDMAQGGGTAPENITNALQFVEDYIKSSQ, from the coding sequence ATGAAGCAATTGACAGGCAATGAGATAAGGGAAATGTTCATCAGCTATTTCAGGACACAGGGGCACATGGTGGAACCGAGTGCACCGCTCGTCCCGATCGATGACGACTCCCTGCTCTGGATCAATTCCGGGGTGGCGACCCTGAAGAAATACTTCGATGGCCGGGTCATCCCGGACAACCCGAAGATCGTCAACGCACAGAAGGCGATCCGTACCAACGATATAGAAAATGTCGGGTTCACAGCCCGCCACCATACATTCTTCGAAATGCTCGGGAACTTCTCCATCGGAGATTATTTCAAGGAGGGGGCAATCAAGTATGCCTGGGATTTCCTCACGAACAGTGAGTGGATCGGCTTCGATGAAGATCTGCTCTACGTGACGATCCACCCTGAGGATGAGGACGCATACGACATCTGGAGGAATGTCATCGGACTCTCTCCTGAGCGCATCATCCGCATCGAAGGGAACTTCTGGGATATCGGCGAAGGTCCATGCGGTCCGAACAGTGAAATCTTCTACGACCGTGGACCGGAATTCGAGTTCGATACACCGGCTGAAGAAATGTATCCTGGCGGGGAAAATGAACGCTATCTTGAAATCTGGAACCTGGTCTTCAGTGAGTTCAACCACAACAAGGATGGCTCATACACGCCGCTGCCGAAGAAGAACATCGATACCGGCATGGGCCTGGAGCGTATGGCAAGCATTACGCAGGAGGTGCCGACGAACTTCGACACCGACCTGTTCACGCCGATCCTCTCCCGCATTGAAGCTGTCAGCGGCAGGAAGTACGGCCAGAGTGAAGATACGGACGTCGCCTTCAAGGTCATCAGCGACCATATCCGTACAGTGAGCTTTGCGGTGGCGGACGGGGCGCTGCCTTCGAACGAAGGCCGGGGATATGTCCTCAGGAGGCTGATCCGCCGTGCAGTACGCTTCAGCAAAGAGCTCGATATCGAGCGTGCCTTCATGTACGAGCTAGCGGATCCTGTTGCTGAAGTGATGCATGGCTTCTATCCCAATGTCACAGAGCGCCTCTCCTTCATCCGTGACGTCATCAGGAAGGAGGAGGAGCGCTTCCTGGCGACCCTCGATGAAGGCATCCAGATATATGAGCAGGTCCGTGAAAAGGCGAAAGCGGGCGGCGGCGTCATCAGCGGCCATGATGCATTCAGGCTCTATGACACATATGGATTCCCGTATGAGCTGACGAAGGAATATGCGGAGAATGACGGCCTTGAAGTCGATGAGGAAGGATTCGTCGAGGAGATGAAGCAGCAGCGTGAACGTGCGCGGAACGCAAGGAAAGCGGGCGAATCCATGCAGGTGCAGTCCGAGACGCTTGCGGGCCTTACAGCACAGAGTGAATTCACCGGCTACCACTCCCTTAGGGAGTCCGGCCGACTGCTCTACATCGTCCAGGACGATCAGGCGGTCGACAGTGCCACAGAGGGCACGGTCGAACTGATCTTCGACAGGACGCCGTTCTATGCCACAAGCGGGGGACAGGTCGCAGACAAGGGACGCATTTCGAATGAAGGGACGGAACTTCAGGTCGAATCCGTGTACCGTGCACCGAATGGCCAGAACGTCCATGTGGCGCGCATCGGGTCCGGCACCGTCAAATCCGGTGAAACCTTCACCCTGGATGTGCTGAAGGACAGCCGCGACTTCATCACGAAGAACCATACGGCGACGCACCTGCTCCATCAGGCGCTCAAGGATGTGCTTGGAGACCATGTCAACCAGGCAGGTTCCCTCGTCGAGAAGGAGCGTCTGCGCTTCGACTTCTCCCACCTCGAAGGCCTTACCGATGAGGAGATTGAAAGGATCGAAACGATCGTCAATGAGAAGATCTACAGCAACATGAATGTCGAGATTTCCGAAATGCCGATCGGCCAGGCCAAGGAGAAGGGTGCGATGGCACTGTTCGGGGAGAAGTATGGAGACGTCGTCCGCGTAGTGGACATCGACCAGTACTCCGTCGAACTGTGCGGAGGCATCCATGTCAGGAACACCGGGGAGATCGGGCTGTTCAAAATCGTCTCCGAAACGGGCATCGGTGCCGGTGTGCGCAGGATCGAAGCGGTGACGAGCCGTTATGCCGTCAATCTCTACAAAGAGAAGGAGGCACTGCTTGCGTCCATTTCAGGCCGTTTGAAGGTCAGGGAGAACCAGGTGGAGAAGCGTGTCGACTCCCTGCTGGATGAAAATCGCAGCCTCCAGCAGAAGATCAAGGAGCTGCAGGCATCCAGACAGGATGAAAAGCTTGCGGATGTGACCGGCGACATCAAGGAAATCGGCGGTGTCCCCGTCCTCTCCAAGGAAGTTCCGGCGGATGATGCCAAGGAACTGCGCGCAACGATGGACCGCATAAAGTCCCGGGCGCAGGACGCCATCATCGCCCTCGGCGCCGTCAATGACGGCAAGGTCTCGCTTGTGGTCACGGTGCCGAAAGAACTGACGGACAGGTTCAAGGCCGGTGAAATCATGAAAGGCATGGCCTCCACAGTGGAAGGCAAAGGCGGCGGCCGGCCGGATATGGCACAGGGCGGCGGTACGGCGCCCGAGAATATAACAAATGCATTACAATTTGTTGAAGACTACATTAAAAGTTCTCAATAA
- the recD2 gene encoding SF1B family DNA helicase RecD2 encodes MAQSTIYDDTYIVGEVERVIFLSEQTRFTVLKVLINETNTNFDDEVIVTGYFHAIAEGETYRFSGKVTKHARFGEQFSAETFKKEQPTTVRGVIQYLSGDTFPGIGEKTAKKIVETLGVDALKKIADDRSALNEVGGLTAKKREMIHQRILENSQTERLVIKLTELGFGARMSAKILKTYQDQALHVIEKDPYRLVMDIEGIGFQTADRIAHTAGIARNDESRLEAGIMYIMEGIVMSDGHTFMGHDELIDLAADLLNQDGQEYFNREDISRTIDSLSDNDKLVQYEKRLYIPSLFYSEYKSSEQIYRMMNDRMDVPVSEEKAGEVVSEVGERFNIHYNAKQKSAMIAALTEKISIITGGPGTGKTTIVKGIIKAYHELHDLKDHEEYEGDEYPIRLVAPTGRASKRLSETAGIPASTIHRMIGWGMDTEKDEMIDAEIDADLIIIDEMSMVDTWLFYQLMRNVKPFTNLVFVGDRDQLPSVGPGTVFKDLIESEIIPMTELDTIYRQGEGSSIIRLAHEIKEGQRMDITAKFKDRLFIPARVNQIPDLVDNVVNKAVAKGYDMRDIQVLAPIYKGDAGILKLNEILQSILNPETEDKNEIAFGDVIFREGDKVIQLVNRAEDNIFNGDSGVIESILFKDGDGAEKDTIMVDYDSIHIAYERKELTELSHAYCTSIHKAQGSEYPIVIMPVVRSYRHMLMKNIVYTGITRAKESLILCGDAEAFYESLEKEGIQRRTSLYEMIRLLFGRESGTENDGAPPAALTEETMFEIPAMINMEDVTPYDFI; translated from the coding sequence TTGGCACAATCAACAATCTACGATGATACGTATATCGTCGGTGAAGTGGAGCGCGTCATTTTCCTCAGTGAACAGACGCGCTTTACTGTACTCAAAGTATTGATAAATGAAACGAATACAAACTTCGATGATGAAGTGATCGTCACCGGCTATTTCCATGCGATTGCAGAAGGGGAGACATACCGTTTTTCCGGGAAGGTGACGAAACACGCACGCTTCGGCGAGCAGTTCAGTGCGGAAACATTCAAGAAGGAGCAGCCGACCACAGTGCGCGGTGTCATCCAGTACCTGTCCGGGGACACCTTCCCGGGCATCGGTGAGAAGACGGCCAAAAAGATCGTCGAAACGCTCGGCGTCGATGCGCTTAAGAAGATTGCAGACGACCGTTCTGCGCTCAATGAGGTGGGAGGACTCACCGCAAAGAAGCGGGAGATGATCCATCAGCGCATCCTCGAGAACAGCCAGACCGAAAGGCTCGTCATCAAGCTCACCGAGCTCGGCTTCGGGGCACGCATGAGCGCAAAGATCCTGAAGACATATCAGGATCAGGCGCTCCACGTGATAGAGAAGGACCCATACAGGCTGGTCATGGACATAGAAGGCATCGGTTTCCAGACGGCGGACCGCATCGCACATACGGCCGGCATCGCCCGCAATGATGAAAGCCGTCTTGAGGCGGGCATCATGTACATCATGGAAGGCATCGTCATGTCCGACGGGCATACCTTCATGGGGCACGACGAGCTGATCGATCTGGCGGCCGACCTGCTGAACCAGGACGGCCAGGAATACTTCAACAGGGAAGACATCAGCCGGACGATCGATTCACTTTCGGACAATGACAAGCTGGTCCAGTACGAGAAACGCCTGTACATCCCTTCGCTGTTCTATTCCGAATACAAATCCTCTGAACAGATCTACAGGATGATGAACGACCGGATGGATGTCCCGGTCAGTGAAGAGAAGGCTGGGGAAGTCGTCAGCGAAGTGGGGGAGCGGTTCAACATCCACTACAATGCGAAGCAGAAGTCTGCGATGATCGCCGCACTCACAGAGAAGATCTCCATCATCACCGGCGGACCAGGTACGGGCAAGACCACCATCGTCAAGGGCATCATCAAGGCCTATCACGAGCTCCATGACCTGAAGGATCACGAGGAGTACGAAGGGGATGAATATCCGATCAGGCTCGTCGCCCCGACTGGACGCGCTTCGAAGCGCCTGAGCGAGACCGCGGGCATCCCCGCCTCCACGATTCACCGGATGATCGGATGGGGCATGGACACGGAGAAGGATGAAATGATCGATGCCGAAATCGATGCCGATCTGATCATCATCGACGAGATGTCCATGGTCGACACATGGCTCTTCTACCAATTGATGCGCAACGTCAAGCCCTTCACGAATCTCGTCTTCGTCGGCGACAGGGATCAGCTCCCTTCGGTCGGGCCGGGGACGGTCTTCAAGGATCTGATAGAGTCTGAAATCATTCCCATGACCGAACTCGACACGATCTACCGGCAGGGGGAAGGTTCCTCCATCATCCGCCTTGCCCATGAAATAAAGGAAGGGCAGCGGATGGACATCACCGCGAAGTTCAAGGACCGGCTGTTCATTCCGGCAAGGGTGAACCAGATACCCGACCTTGTGGACAATGTCGTCAACAAGGCTGTGGCCAAGGGGTATGACATGCGGGACATACAGGTCCTCGCCCCGATCTACAAGGGGGATGCCGGTATACTGAAGCTGAACGAGATCCTCCAGTCCATATTGAATCCGGAAACGGAGGACAAGAACGAAATCGCCTTCGGTGATGTCATCTTCAGGGAGGGCGATAAGGTGATTCAGCTCGTCAACCGTGCAGAGGACAACATCTTCAACGGCGATTCCGGCGTCATCGAATCCATACTCTTCAAGGATGGCGACGGGGCGGAGAAGGACACCATCATGGTGGACTACGACAGCATCCACATCGCCTATGAGCGGAAGGAACTGACGGAACTCTCCCATGCATACTGCACCAGCATCCATAAGGCGCAGGGGAGTGAATATCCGATTGTCATCATGCCTGTGGTCAGGAGCTACCGCCACATGCTGATGAAGAACATCGTCTATACCGGCATCACGCGGGCGAAGGAGTCACTGATACTGTGCGGTGACGCCGAGGCCTTCTATGAATCACTGGAGAAGGAGGGCATCCAGCGGCGGACCTCACTGTATGAAATGATCCGTCTGCTCTTCGGCAGGGAATCCGGGACGGAAAACGACGGGGCGCCTCCTGCGGCCCTTACGGAGGAGACGATGTTCGAGATCCCGGCGATGATCAATATGGAGGATGTGACCCCGTACGATTTCATTTGA
- a CDS encoding tetratricopeptide repeat protein translates to MAIKYEQLIKEGRIEEALEEIFKEIEAHPEEEAHYINGGNLLHQAGRDEEAERFLQKAITLNPGSTSAYYTLANIYYDSGRFEEAVRLYLLAYSRNPEDGDLNFMLAMSHVHLNDAERALQFFEAAHKAKPEDLEVTFQYGLLCCQIGLYEPADKLLGKVVGNGDNADAEYNMGLLKLMKDDDREQALEHFHRAVDIQADHHLAHNAISKLK, encoded by the coding sequence ATGGCGATCAAATATGAGCAACTCATTAAAGAAGGACGGATCGAAGAGGCACTCGAGGAGATCTTCAAGGAGATAGAGGCGCACCCTGAGGAGGAGGCCCACTATATCAATGGCGGGAACCTCCTCCACCAGGCGGGCCGGGACGAGGAGGCGGAACGCTTCCTGCAGAAGGCGATCACGCTCAATCCCGGGAGTACAAGCGCCTACTACACGCTTGCCAACATCTATTATGACAGCGGGCGGTTCGAAGAGGCGGTCAGGCTCTACCTGCTTGCATACAGCCGGAATCCGGAAGACGGGGACCTGAACTTCATGCTGGCGATGTCGCATGTCCACCTGAATGATGCGGAGCGGGCGCTGCAGTTCTTTGAAGCGGCCCACAAGGCGAAGCCGGAAGATCTGGAAGTCACTTTCCAATATGGACTGCTGTGCTGCCAGATCGGCCTGTATGAACCGGCCGACAAGCTGCTCGGCAAAGTAGTCGGCAATGGAGATAATGCAGACGCCGAGTATAATATGGGGCTTCTGAAGCTGATGAAGGATGATGACCGGGAACAGGCGCTCGAGCACTTCCACCGGGCTGTAGACATCCAGGCAGACCATCATCTCGCCCACAATGCCATCAGTAAACTCAAATAG
- the mnmA gene encoding tRNA 2-thiouridine(34) synthase MnmA — MDNSNTTVVVGMSGGVDSSVTAKLLKDQGYNTIGIFMKNWDDTDEFGVCTATEDYEDVRLVAEEIGIPYYSVNFEKEYYDRVFQYFLDEYKKGRTPNPDVMCNKEIKFKAFLDHAMKLGADYVATGHYAQVIHDENGSTMLRGVDRNKDQTYFLNQLSQEQLSRVMFPLGHMEKSEVRALAREYDLATKDKKDSTGICFIGERDFKEFLSGYLPANPGRMINMDTGEDKGQHDGLMYYTIGQRQGLGIGGDGGPYFVAGKNLETNELYVVSGYENEALYSSSLEASEINFINDTPDHFECTAKFRYRQEDVPVTVTKLDAGRLHVEFHDPARAITPGQAVVFYDGDVCLGGATIDRVFKEAKELEYLG, encoded by the coding sequence ATGGACAACTCGAATACGACGGTTGTAGTCGGAATGAGCGGCGGCGTGGACAGTTCCGTCACCGCCAAGCTGCTCAAGGACCAGGGCTACAACACCATTGGAATCTTTATGAAGAACTGGGATGACACCGATGAATTCGGTGTATGCACCGCAACCGAAGACTACGAGGACGTCAGGCTGGTTGCAGAGGAGATCGGCATCCCGTACTACTCGGTCAATTTTGAGAAGGAGTACTATGACAGGGTATTCCAGTACTTCCTCGACGAATATAAGAAGGGCAGGACACCGAACCCCGACGTCATGTGCAACAAGGAGATCAAGTTCAAGGCATTCCTCGACCATGCCATGAAACTCGGTGCCGACTATGTCGCGACCGGCCACTATGCACAGGTCATCCACGATGAGAATGGATCGACGATGCTCAGGGGGGTCGACCGCAACAAGGATCAGACCTATTTCCTGAACCAGCTGTCCCAGGAGCAGCTCTCCCGCGTCATGTTCCCGCTTGGACATATGGAGAAATCCGAAGTGCGGGCACTCGCCAGGGAATATGACCTTGCCACGAAGGATAAGAAGGACTCGACCGGCATCTGCTTCATCGGCGAGCGGGATTTCAAGGAGTTCCTGAGCGGATATCTGCCTGCGAACCCGGGCCGCATGATCAATATGGATACCGGAGAGGACAAGGGCCAGCATGATGGTCTGATGTATTATACGATCGGCCAGCGTCAGGGACTTGGCATCGGAGGGGATGGCGGTCCATACTTCGTTGCAGGCAAGAATCTCGAGACGAATGAACTCTACGTCGTTTCCGGCTACGAAAATGAAGCGCTGTACTCTTCAAGCCTTGAAGCGTCCGAAATCAACTTCATCAACGATACGCCGGACCACTTCGAATGCACGGCCAAGTTCAGATACCGCCAGGAGGATGTGCCGGTCACGGTGACCAAGCTTGATGCCGGCAGGCTGCACGTGGAATTCCACGATCCGGCACGCGCAATCACACCGGGCCAGGCAGTCGTCTTCTATGATGGGGATGTTTGCCTCGGTGGTGCAACGATCGACCGTGTCTTCAAAGAAGCAAAAGAATTGGAGTATCTGGGATAA